The genomic DNA CACCTCCAAAAATTCCAGAAAATCAGGGAACTCGAGCTCTTATTTTTGATTCAAAATATGATTCTTTTCAGGGCGTGGTTGCTTTTGTTAGGGTAGTTGAGGGAGAGATCAAAAAAAGAGATGAGTTTATACTTCTGCAGAAGAAAAAAGAGGGCGAAGTGAAAGAAATTGGCTATTTTGTTCCAGATCTTTCTCCAAAAGAAAATCTTTCTACGGGCATGATAGGATATGTAAAAACTGGAATGAAAAATCCAGAAGACGTCAGGATAGGGGACACGATTTTTATAAAAGAAAAAAAACAAAAGGCAGAAGAGAAGAAAGTTTTACCACTTGCAGGATATAAAGAACCCGAGACAATGATATTTAGTTCTATTTTTCCAAAAGAGCCTACAACTTTTGCTGAAATCAAAGAAGCCATAGAAGAGCTTCATCTTTCTGATCCATCTTTTTCTTTCGAAGAAGAAAGAAAAAAAATGATTGGCATTGGTTTCCGTTGCGGTTTTTTAGGAATTTTACATTTTGAAATAATTCTTGAAAGATTAAAAAAAGACTATAAGTTAAATATAGTCGTTGTAAGGCCAACAGTTCCTTTCAGGATTGTTTTAAAAAATGGCGAGGAAGAGAACATTTCTTCTGCGGAAGATTTTCCTGAGCCAAGTTTTATAGAAAAGATAGAAGAACCTTGGGTAAAGCTTGAAATTATAACTCCTAAAGATTATTTTAATGATATTTTACAGCTATTTCGTCCCTTTAAAATAAATTTTATTTCAAGTGAAAATTTTGGTGAGGAAAAGTTAAAAATTAATTGTGGAATGCCTTTTCGTAAATTAATTGAAAATTTTTACGATAAGTTAAAAAGTATTTCTCAGGGCTTTGCTTCTATGAGTTTTGATTTTCTTTGCTGGAAGGAAGCAGAACTTTTAAAGATGGATATATTGGTTTTGAAAGAAAAGGAACCATCTCTTTCAAAAATTGTAGAAAAATCAGAATTAGAAAAAGAAGCAAGAGAAACAGTAGAGAAAATAAAGAAGATTTTTCCTTCGCAGCTTTTTTCAGTCCCGATTCAGGCAGCAGTAGGGGGTAAGATTATTGCAAGAGAAACTGTTAAAGCAAAAAGGAAAGATGTAACAGCTTCGCTTTACGGAGGAGATGTCACAAGAAAAAAGAAGTTATTAAAAAAACAAAAAAAGGGTAAAGAAAAACTTGCCCTAAAGGCAAAAATTTCTGTCCCAAGCGAGGTTGTGATAAAATTATTAAAAGAATAAAAAGATATTATGAAAATTTGTATAGCTTCAGATGCATATTATCCTTATCCTTCGGGTGTTTCAGAATATACTTATTATGTTGCAAAATATTTAAGAGAGTTTGGACATGAGGTCAAAATTTTAACTACGAATTATCCAAATGAAAAAGGTATTGTAGATAAAGACACAGAAAAAGATGTAAAAAGAATTGGCAGAGTTTTTTTTCTGCCAGCAAACAAATCTTACGCAACTCCGACAATTGGATTTAGAGTAAAAAGAATAGTCAGAGATTTTATACGAAGAGAAAATTTTGACCTCCTTCATCTTCATACGCCCATGCTTCCCCCTGGTATTTCTTTTTATGCCCTTCGTGCTTCAAATACTGCAAATGTTGCTGTTTTTCATTCAACAACATTCAAATTTTGGAAAAGAGGGACATTCCTA from Candidatus Paceibacterota bacterium includes the following:
- the lepA gene encoding translation elongation factor 4, which gives rise to MEQKLIRNFCIISHIDHGKSTLADRFLELTETIPKSKMEEQYLDRMSLEREHGITIKMHPCRMVYPFEEEEYILNLIDTPGHVDFSYEVSRALAAVEGAILLVDASKGIQAQTIANLELAKKEGLSIIPAINKIDLAHSQVEKNKRELANLLKIKEEDILKISAKDGTNVEELLKVVIEKVPPPKIPENQGTRALIFDSKYDSFQGVVAFVRVVEGEIKKRDEFILLQKKKEGEVKEIGYFVPDLSPKENLSTGMIGYVKTGMKNPEDVRIGDTIFIKEKKQKAEEKKVLPLAGYKEPETMIFSSIFPKEPTTFAEIKEAIEELHLSDPSFSFEEERKKMIGIGFRCGFLGILHFEIILERLKKDYKLNIVVVRPTVPFRIVLKNGEEENISSAEDFPEPSFIEKIEEPWVKLEIITPKDYFNDILQLFRPFKINFISSENFGEEKLKINCGMPFRKLIENFYDKLKSISQGFASMSFDFLCWKEAELLKMDILVLKEKEPSLSKIVEKSELEKEARETVEKIKKIFPSQLFSVPIQAAVGGKIIARETVKAKRKDVTASLYGGDVTRKKKLLKKQKKGKEKLALKAKISVPSEVVIKLLKE